One Glycine soja cultivar W05 chromosome 2, ASM419377v2, whole genome shotgun sequence genomic region harbors:
- the LOC114397171 gene encoding uncharacterized protein LOC114397171, with protein sequence MKQFFFLFMERKRTTPTSISFFFLLSICTPIFFSRTTTTASGIPCLDTRCPMFARAGRDFQELKEKNGQGLVFGGKMEVSSMGWHRRLLGGPGSSPPRCTSKCGRCTPCRPVHVPVPPGTPVTAEYYPEAWRCKCGNKLYMP encoded by the exons ATGAAgcaatttttcttcttgttcatgGAGAGGAAGAGAACCACCCCTACTAGtatctccttctttttcttgctCTCAATTTGCACACCCATCTTCTTCAGTAGAACTACTACTACTGCCTCTGGCATTCCATGTTTAG ATACTCGGTGTCCCATGTTTGCCAGAGCTGGTAGAGACTTTCAG GAACTCAAGGAGAAAAAtgggcaaggcttggtctttggAGGTAAAATGGAGGTCTCATCAATGGGCTGGCACAGGAGACTTCTAGGTGGGCCTGGGTCATCGCCGCCACGGTGCACCTCCAAGTGTGGCAGATGTACACCCTGCAGGCCGGTTCATGTGCCGGTGCCGCCGGGGACGCCGGTTACTGCCGAGTACTACCCGGAGGCATGGAGATGCAAGTGTGGCAACAAGTTGTACATGCCATGA